One segment of Macrotis lagotis isolate mMagLag1 chromosome 1, bilby.v1.9.chrom.fasta, whole genome shotgun sequence DNA contains the following:
- the LOC141509389 gene encoding free fatty acid receptor 2-like yields MERKTESYWLLVLYSVTFLVGLPANLLALRAFIRRVRQPHPAPIHILLLSLTLADLLLLLLLPLKIFEAAQNFEWDLGREICAFSAFGFYSSIYCSTWLLAAISIERYLGVAYPVQYKLSRRPVYGIAAALVAWILSFGHCSIVIVAEYVGPGTENNNSENSTQDMYRACYDNFTTDQLSLVLPFRLELILVLFCLPMVVTVFCYWRFVCLMLRQPQVGIQRQRRAVGLAVVTLLNFLFCFGPYNVSHIVGYIKGSPPTWRKYAVMCCALNAGLDPLLFYFSSSAVRRDVADGLKALRNQGTFLLNRLGRGTAEIETGDTGLSQGDGVASSDFTTD; encoded by the coding sequence ATGGAGCGAAAGACAGAAAGCTATTGGCTCCTTGTCCTCTACAGTGTGACCTTTCTTGTTGGCCTCCCTGCCAACCTCTTGGCACTTCGTGCCTTCATTCGCAGAGTCCGGCAACCTCACCCTGCCCCGATCCACATCCTCCTGCTCAGCCTCACACTGGCAGATCTTCTCCTGCTCTTGTTGCTGCCTCTCAAGATCTTTGAGGCTGCCCAAAACTTCGAATGGGACCTCGGGAGGGAAATCTGTGCTTTCTCCGCCTTTGGCTTCTACAGCAGCATCTACTGCAGCACATGGCTGCTGGCTGCTATCAGCATCGAGCGGTACCTGGGGGTGGCCTACCCTGTCCAGTACAAGCTCTCTCGGCGGCCTGTATATGGCATTGCGGCTGCTCTGGTGGCCTGGATCCTGTCCTTTGGACACTGCAGCATAGTCATTGTGGCGGAGTATGTGGGACCTGGCACAGAAAACAACAATTCAGAAAACAGCACACAAGATATGTACAGAGCATGCTATGATAATTTTACGACTGATCAGCTGAGTCTGGTTCTCCCATTCCGGCTGGAGCTCATTCTAGTTCTCTTCTGCCTGCCCATGGTGGTGACTGTCTTTTGTTACTGGCGCTTTGTATGTCTTATGCTCCGCCAGCCACAGGTTGGGATCCAGCGACAGCGAAGAGCTGTGGGACTAGCAGTCGTGACTCTCCTCAATTTCCTGTTCTGCTTTGGACCTTACAATGTCTCCCACATAGTAGGGTATATTAAAGGAAGCCCACCCACATGGAGAAAGTATGCTGTGATGTGCTGTGCCCTTAATGCTGGTCTCGATCCCCTCCTCTTCTACTTCTCTTCTTCAGCTGTTCGTCGGGATGTTGCAGATGGATTGAAGGCACTACGAAATCAAGGCACCTTCCTTTTGAATCGTTTGGGTAGAGGCACTGCTGAGATAGAAACAGGGGACACTGGTTTGAGCCAAGGGGATGGTGTGGCAAGTTCTGACTTTACCACAGACTAG